Below is a genomic region from Erigeron canadensis isolate Cc75 chromosome 7, C_canadensis_v1, whole genome shotgun sequence.
GCTAGATGGTGATCGttagtatatatagttttaatttCCCAACAATTTTATTACAAGAAAAAATCTCAAATGACTTTTTTGATTATCTTTAATAAGAGTAACTTTAAATAGCAATATGAACTAATCTTTATCATCCATTGAATTTTCATCTTTATTCTCTACTCTTAGAGCATATTATTTACATCATCTTtgactaaattttttaaaaagatgatattAATCTTCCAACTAGCTTCAATTAATTTACTTAAACTAAAACACAATATTAATTAcactttcaaattttttttagaataatAATATTCATCTTCTTGTATTCTTAACAATTCGATTCTTTTTCTTAAGCCATGTCAATCGTAAGCTCATGTCACAAAAATATCTTCAAAAATACATTCAAGAATGTGAATTTGTATAGTTTGGAGATTGATAATctaaaagaatatatttttgtgtatgaTGATTGGATAATGTTATGAAAGCTGTCACTAGAATCATGATCTCGTGTTATATACAAATTTCATATAGGTTACTTGGTGTAATATATTCCGAggattgactatatatatacaaaatattatatatatgtaatttctAATATTAAGatacaaaatatttacaaattttttttataactatgttatatatatatacacttaaagGTGATCtatcaaagaaaaaataaaatgtccGATTTGCAGTTTTCTCAAAACAAATgaagatataaaaaattattttatgtttttattgttagtttgtgtaattgtttttattttattatattatttattcttccaattatttaaacctttaattattttttattattcttattattatgtcatttttttttgtataatcgtatgtattttattatatgGTTCTCCTGTGTTTTACTcgggttataatctagttgAGTTAAGATATAAAAGTAAGATTATTGTTAGCTTTTTGTTTTATACAACTCAACAAATGTGACGAGGTGTGTGCTAAACTTTACACATCTCTATAGGAATGAGATTAGATCTTGGATAAAGTATTACACCGTAATTCTTACGGAGGCTAATTAGTGTTCATTGAATGAGCTCTACAAACATATTAAAACCTTGTaataactattaaaaaaatttatgttattttgttatatataaaaccttgtaataactattaaaaaaattgttaattctcATTGGGCGAATACCATGTCAATAATCTGTATGTACGTATATTTCAATCGGTTTAGCCgataaatatatagattatttatGAATGATACGTATGTGAAGTTTTTACTTCGTGCATCTATCAAAAGCAAATTGAATGGTTAGATATCCAATGATCAAGATTGATTGACATCGCTATGTTTGTCCTTAAAAAAGTTGGACATCTTAATTCTtcaaataacttaaaaaattgTGACAAATATTGGACAAAAAAACTTGTTGCATAAATGTTTACACATTCAATCAATCGTGTTTTTGATGTTGACCGTACCACACAGTATCTTGTTCTTTCCATATTTCATTTGTTACTTTGTTTGATTCGACACATCCAAGAATAGGCATGAAAGATCAATGTGATATCATGTCAAAAATGACTCCACAAGGGGATGAAAAATGAGCCCTGCTTTTAGGTACACTTGTGTAATGCGTGTTGTACGGCTGTTTATTGCATTTATTCCAACTCCAAGCTCGAGTCGAGCATCTATCCTTTGATGATGAGCTATCTGATCCTGACCTCCACTCTCAAGGTCTCAACTCATGTTAACCTCTTTGAAAGATTcatcattcatattattattcTCATACATCATATATTCATCATTATATTCATACTAACTATACTAAGTTTTCAATCATTTCATGATATAACATATCGTTTATTTGCAAGACGGGTTAAAATTGATTACAAGAATGAAAAATCTGTGGCTATGCGATGATGAGCCGATGagaaacaacttttttttaggtTCTATTAACTCATACAAGCGATACTTAGATATTTTACCATAAAGAATAACAAGAACCCGGGCGCCCTCACCCATAGAAACAGAAAGTTTGTAACAATCGTAGAGGCACGTCTGCAAAAAAGTGAAACTTATCCCTTTTCTATAAGATGGATGGACTCGAATAAATGAtagcaagaaaacaaaaacccgGCATATAAACTTCTCTTTGGCACTTGCATATCTAACAAGAACCGGTACTCCAACTTGGCTCTTTTAATGATAGTCAACGACTTAAAATTTTCTATTTCCTATGTAAGAAATGAGTAATACAGAATCACCAAAAAAATTCGAGTCACTAGGTAGCTAGCTAGGATATGAACGAAAAAAGCCAAGGGCAACTGAGATATCTTATTCAATTTATAAGATAATTAGATTAGATGTTAGGAATTCTAATTGTAATTATTTGTTACTACATAATACTCATTAAGGAAACCTATTGAGACTGGCCATAAATGGGTCAGCTTCGGGCCTCAGCTTGCTCTGCTTTTACATATCCTCTTTGAATTTGGCAGCTTAAGGAAAGGTAGCAAAGTGGGTGGGTAAGTTAGGTCGGGTAAATGATTAAAACAGGTAATATTCTTTTATGTGAATCAGTTCAGGTTAGATTGGgttggggtttttttttggcGAACGGCAAGTTGGATCACGGATGGGCCACTGACACACCCGTTCATCTCCATTTCCCCGATAGAGGACCCAAGTTTAGGTTAGGTTGGGTTGACCTGACATTATTTTTGCAAACTTTTATACATAATACTATTAGTCTAGTAGTAGCATTAACCTGTTAAAACAATGATTAAGATAGTTTTTACATCTATATATGCATTTGATTAACACTTTACTCAATGTTTGATCCAGTTGACCCCTTTCTTTTAAACTGATTTTCTTTTAGCTTATACGTTTtccttttaaaagataaagcaTAATCTAAATCGACCGATTCATAACTAGACATATCCATGTTCTGATCACCATCATGTTGTATCAACCAAAGCGACGACCCCCACAACTACTTGCTCACACAAATGGAATAAATCCAACTTGTGAGACGGGTCAAGTGATGATAAGCAGGCATACGGAAGATTTGTTATCCTGTTTAACCATACCAATAGCCATCCCCACAAATTTGTTTCCGCAGTTGGATCGAGGGTACAGGCACCTTAAAGGTGATTTTCAAAAGCTTAAATGAGCATATTACTAAAAGGAACACCAGCTGGATGCAAAAATTACAGAAAATTAGATTCCAAAAGCCAACCTTGTATCACCACAAATGTAATATAGATAATCATATATTCCTTTTCTTCTCCAGAAAGCAGCGTCTATGGCGGTCTATCAAGGATTCCCTAGCCGTATCTAGATATAGAAAAGACCAAACAATATGACTTGAAAACTAGCAACAAGTTCACTCTCAGCAGGATTGTtttcacaaattaaaaaatactaaaGAAACATGAAGATAAGCATAGAATAACACTCTTGATCAATCAATCACTATCTCAAGCATCCACTTGTGCTCATTGCTATTAAGAACAAGTCCAAGATACAAAAAGCTACACCCATACAACGCCCTTTGAATCAATTCGATTCCAGCCATTCGTGTGTTAAATCTAGTTAATTATACAATGTTACATTTGTATATGATAGGCTATATATGAAGAACATAAACCAAAGGCTAAGGTTTCACATATATAGATCAATACAGAAACAAAACACTTATGATCTATAATCAATATGcaaaattaaagataaattcACTCTATTTGAGGCTTGAACATGTATGAAATTGATTGCAATCTACAATATTGTACCATACCTTGGATGTAAACTTTATAACTCCAAACAACTAAAAGAACATGAAGAGATACTACTACATAACTACATAATTAAGCATAAAATGTTTGTAACTGTTATATAGATTTTAGTTAGTTCCTTATTCGACTTCCACACGAGTAAGTGATATTGCAAGCTCTACCAACTATTACAGAATACTTATGAACAGGTCTAGCAAGGAATGGGGGCAAACGAACGAGGAGCTCACAAACGCACTGATCATCAACTTGAGATAACCACTTACAACATTGTTGTTCAACAGGTGTGTCTCTATGTCTATGACGCCTATGACGATGATGACGGTGCTTACGCCCTTTCTTGCGACCACGTTTATGGCCCTTGTCACGGTCCTTGTCATCATGATCCCCATCCTTGTCGTCATGATCATCGTCGTCatgatgatcatgatcatcatcgTCATGATCATCATTATTAGTGCGGTGTTCAGGATCATTGTCATCATGATCATGATCATTGTCATCATGTTCATGATCATTGTCATCATGATCATGATCATCGCCGTGATCTTggtcatgatcatcatcatgatcatgACTAGGGTC
It encodes:
- the LOC122609412 gene encoding nonsense-mediated mRNA decay protein 2-like; its protein translation is MIRSNILKSGFLVFVMVLYRLSEAQVVPVVPVTPFAPRPLCNFQMALANQACAYLPFIQVPPPAPRAPLAPPPPPSDDDDDDDEDHDDDEDDDDDNDDDDDDDDRDEHRRVRNQRHAHDEDPSHDHDDDHDQDHGDDHDHDDNDHEHDDNDHDHDDNDPEHRTNNDDHDDDDHDHHDDDDHDDKDGDHDDKDRRKHRHHRHRRHRHRDTPVEQQCCKWLSQVDDQCVCELLVRLPPFLARPVHKYSVIVGRACNITYSCGSRIRN